The following coding sequences lie in one Saccharopolyspora hordei genomic window:
- a CDS encoding LysR family transcriptional regulator, with product MDLNLLVALDALLREQSVTRAAEQLQTSPAALSRTLGRIRRVLRDPVLVRAGQRMVLTPRAVELRDEVHAVVERSRALLTPGSQFDPATLTRTFTIQTSDLLSGALAPALLAAVGDAAPGMVLRFAPESAEGTSALRDGTVDVEVGVLDHLDPETRTAPLATVRLVGAVNPDHPLAHAQVTPQKFASAAHISVSRRGKAHGPVDDRLADLGLQRRVAVVLPSHTAAALLARRTDLVCLTTESAARNAGLRTFEVPLELPPLTIGMAWHPRNDVDAAHRWLLGLIRKAAAELG from the coding sequence ATGGATCTGAACCTGCTGGTGGCGCTGGACGCCCTGCTGCGGGAGCAGAGCGTGACGCGCGCGGCGGAACAACTGCAGACCTCTCCCGCGGCGCTGAGCCGCACCCTCGGCCGGATCCGCCGCGTGCTGCGGGATCCGGTCCTGGTGCGCGCCGGTCAGCGCATGGTGCTGACCCCGCGGGCCGTGGAGCTCCGCGACGAGGTGCACGCGGTCGTCGAGCGGTCCCGCGCGCTGCTCACCCCCGGCAGCCAGTTCGACCCGGCGACGCTGACCCGCACGTTCACCATCCAGACCAGCGACCTGCTGTCCGGTGCGCTGGCGCCCGCGCTGCTCGCGGCGGTCGGTGACGCCGCGCCCGGGATGGTGCTCCGGTTCGCCCCCGAGAGCGCGGAGGGGACCTCGGCGCTGCGCGACGGCACGGTGGACGTCGAGGTCGGGGTGCTGGACCACCTGGACCCCGAGACCCGCACGGCACCGCTGGCCACCGTGCGGCTGGTGGGCGCGGTGAACCCGGACCACCCGCTGGCGCACGCCCAGGTCACCCCGCAGAAGTTCGCCTCCGCGGCGCACATCAGCGTCTCGCGGCGCGGCAAGGCGCACGGCCCGGTCGACGACCGGCTCGCCGACCTCGGGCTGCAGCGCCGGGTGGCCGTCGTGCTGCCGAGCCACACCGCCGCCGCGCTGCTCGCCCGGCGCACCGACCTGGTCTGCCTCACCACGGAGTCCGCCGCGCGCAACGCCGGGTTGCGCACCTTCGAGGTGCCGCTGGAGCTGCCCCCGCTGACCATCGGCATGGCGTGGCACCCGCGCAACGACGTCGACGCGGCGCACCGCTGGCTGCTCGGGCTGATCCGCAAGGCAGCGGCCGAGCTCGGCTAG
- a CDS encoding MFS transporter — MTTESTPTRTSTARVVVASLVGTTVEWYDFFLYGSAAALVFNKLFFPADDPLVGTMLAFITYAVGFVARPLGGLVFGHFGDRLGRKKLLVLSLVMMGGATFLIGLLPTYQSIGVAAPLLLTVLRLVQGFAIGGEWGGAVLIVSEHGSAAHRGFWASWPQAGVPLGNLLGTAVLAVLAAVQSDAAFLAWGWRVAFLLSGVLVLIGLWVRLAVAESPLFLEAANEAAERGVADKPPVLEVLRRYRSEVLTAMGARFAENVVYYVLTSFVLTYVATFLELPRGLALNASLIAAVVHFISIPLWGALSDRVGRRPVYLVGAVGTGLWAFAFFFMMDTKSFAAITIATTIGLVFHGAMYGPQAAFFAELFGTRVRYSGASIGYQLASIVAGSLAPIIATALLKGFGSGLPISIYVALCALVTTIAVVRSPETRDRDLAADHGV; from the coding sequence ATGACCACCGAGTCCACCCCGACGAGAACGTCGACCGCGCGCGTGGTGGTGGCGAGCCTCGTCGGCACCACCGTCGAGTGGTACGACTTCTTCCTCTACGGCTCAGCGGCCGCCCTGGTGTTCAACAAGCTGTTCTTCCCGGCGGACGACCCGCTGGTGGGCACCATGCTCGCGTTCATCACCTACGCGGTGGGGTTCGTCGCGCGGCCGCTCGGCGGGCTCGTGTTCGGCCACTTCGGTGACCGGCTCGGCCGCAAGAAGCTGCTGGTGCTGAGCCTGGTCATGATGGGCGGCGCCACGTTCCTGATCGGCCTGCTGCCCACGTACCAGTCCATCGGGGTGGCCGCGCCGCTGCTGCTGACCGTGCTCCGCCTGGTGCAGGGCTTCGCCATCGGCGGCGAGTGGGGTGGGGCGGTGCTCATCGTCTCCGAGCACGGGTCCGCCGCCCACCGCGGCTTCTGGGCGTCGTGGCCGCAGGCCGGGGTGCCGCTGGGCAACCTGCTGGGCACCGCGGTGCTGGCGGTGCTGGCCGCGGTGCAGAGCGACGCGGCGTTCCTGGCCTGGGGCTGGCGGGTCGCGTTCCTGCTGTCCGGCGTCCTGGTGCTGATCGGCCTGTGGGTGCGGCTGGCGGTCGCGGAGTCGCCGCTGTTCCTGGAGGCGGCGAACGAGGCCGCGGAGCGGGGCGTGGCGGACAAGCCGCCGGTCCTGGAGGTGCTGCGCCGGTACCGCAGCGAGGTCCTCACCGCGATGGGTGCGCGGTTCGCGGAGAACGTCGTCTACTACGTGCTGACCTCGTTCGTGCTCACCTACGTCGCGACGTTCCTGGAGCTGCCGCGCGGCCTGGCGCTGAACGCCTCGCTGATCGCCGCGGTGGTGCACTTCATCAGCATCCCGCTGTGGGGCGCGCTGTCGGACCGGGTGGGGCGGCGCCCGGTGTACCTGGTGGGCGCGGTCGGCACCGGCCTGTGGGCGTTCGCGTTCTTCTTCATGATGGACACCAAGTCCTTCGCCGCGATCACCATCGCCACCACGATCGGGTTGGTCTTCCACGGCGCGATGTACGGCCCGCAGGCCGCCTTCTTCGCAGAGCTCTTCGGTACCCGGGTCCGGTACTCGGGGGCGTCGATCGGTTACCAGCTGGCGTCGATCGTGGCCGGGTCGCTGGCCCCGATCATCGCGACCGCGCTGCTGAAGGGCTTCGGCTCGGGGCTGCCGATCTCGATCTACGTGGCGCTGTGCGCGCTGGTCACGACCATCGCGGTGGTGCGGTCCCCGGAGACCCGCGACCGCGACCTGGCCGCCGACCACGGCGTCTGA
- a CDS encoding chorismate mutase has product MNATVDGEKPKTEQTSPEEAAARIDDHRAEIDRLDAEILRLVKRRAEVSREIGKARMAAGGPRIVYNREMDVLARYRELGPEGRELAMILLRLGRGRLGH; this is encoded by the coding sequence ATGAACGCCACAGTGGACGGTGAGAAGCCGAAGACCGAGCAGACCTCGCCCGAGGAGGCCGCCGCGAGGATCGACGACCACCGCGCCGAGATCGACCGCCTGGACGCGGAGATCCTGCGCCTGGTGAAGCGCCGCGCCGAGGTCTCCCGCGAGATCGGCAAGGCCCGCATGGCGGCCGGCGGCCCGCGCATCGTCTACAACCGCGAGATGGACGTGCTCGCCCGCTACCGCGAGCTGGGCCCGGAGGGCCGGGAGCTCGCGATGATCCTGCTCCGCCTGGGCCGCGGCCGCCTCGGGCACTGA
- a CDS encoding VOC family protein: MINGAHVLFFSQDPERDQEFLRDVLGFEDVDAGDGWLVFGLPPTELATHPTDATPTCELYLACDDISATIGELQDQGVEITRTVSNAGWGLVTALRLPSGAELGLYEPKHPHPGT, encoded by the coding sequence ATGATCAACGGGGCGCACGTGTTGTTCTTCAGCCAGGACCCCGAGCGGGACCAGGAGTTCCTCCGGGACGTGCTTGGCTTCGAGGACGTCGACGCCGGGGACGGGTGGCTGGTCTTCGGGCTGCCGCCCACCGAACTGGCCACCCACCCCACCGACGCGACCCCCACCTGCGAGCTCTACCTGGCGTGCGACGACATCTCGGCGACCATCGGCGAACTGCAGGACCAGGGCGTCGAGATCACCCGCACGGTGAGCAACGCGGGGTGGGGGCTGGTCACCGCGCTCCGGCTGCCCAGCGGCGCCGAGCTCGGCCTCTACGAGCCCAAGCACCCGCACCCGGGCACGTAG
- a CDS encoding UvrD-helicase domain-containing protein: MSAPLDLQWNDDPVSSSEPGRSGQREPDPEALLAGLNPQQRDAVVHTGSPLLVVAGAGSGKTRVLTHRIAYLLAGGVHPGQVMAITFTNKAAAEMKERVAELVGRRAGAMWVSTFHSMCVRVLRREAKVLGLSSNFSIYDADDSRRLITMVAREQDLDSKRYPARTLAVHISNLKNELLTPEEAAERAGDDMERKVAQVYAAYQRRLVESNSMDFDDLIMRTVELLQNHPAVAEHYRRRFRHVLVDEYQDTNHAQYVLVRELVGTEATESGVEPAELCVVGDADQSIYAFRGATIRNIEEFERDYPAARTILLEQNYRSTQTILSAANAVIRRNPNRRDKRLWSDAGDGDPIVGYVADNEHDEAAFVAGEIDRLVDSGEATFNDVAVFYRTNNQSRVFEEVFIRLGLPYRVVGGVRFYERREVRDALAYLRVLDNPDDTVSLRRILNVPKRGIGDRAEAVVAVHAEQERISFAQALRDAAEGRVSLLNTRARNAISGFVALLDELHEVAAKSDVAETLEQVLERTGYRAELEASDDPQDATRVENLTELVTVAREFTEARAGAPATRGEGDPSAEAVVGAAVPAAEDDEETALGLPADDSLSAFLERVSLVADADSLPESGDGVVTLMTLHTAKGLEFPVVFCTGWEDGVFPHMRALGEPAELAEERRLAYVGITRARQRLYLSRALTRSAWGQPMTNPASRFLTEIPEELMDWRRVEPERSAPQVRSTWGSRGGLDRTGSDSAQAGVAARGMRSTGAKGWKDTVALKLSAGDKVTHDKYGLGTVLSTEGEGPRATATIDFGSAGTVRLMLIGSVPMTKL, encoded by the coding sequence ATGAGCGCCCCACTCGACCTCCAGTGGAACGACGACCCGGTGTCGTCCTCCGAACCCGGCCGCTCCGGACAGCGCGAACCGGACCCGGAAGCCCTGCTCGCCGGTCTGAACCCGCAGCAGCGGGACGCCGTGGTGCACACCGGATCGCCGTTGCTGGTCGTGGCCGGTGCGGGCTCGGGCAAGACCCGGGTGCTCACCCACCGCATCGCCTACCTGCTCGCCGGCGGGGTGCACCCGGGCCAGGTCATGGCGATCACCTTCACCAACAAGGCCGCGGCCGAGATGAAGGAGCGCGTCGCCGAGCTGGTCGGGCGCCGGGCCGGTGCGATGTGGGTGTCGACGTTCCACTCGATGTGCGTCCGGGTGCTGCGGCGCGAGGCCAAGGTCCTGGGGCTGTCGTCGAACTTCTCGATCTACGACGCCGATGACTCCCGGCGGCTGATCACCATGGTCGCGCGGGAGCAGGACCTCGACTCCAAGCGCTACCCGGCGCGCACGCTCGCGGTGCACATCTCGAACCTGAAGAACGAGCTGCTGACGCCGGAGGAGGCCGCGGAGCGCGCCGGCGACGACATGGAGCGCAAGGTCGCCCAGGTCTACGCCGCCTACCAGCGCCGTCTCGTCGAGTCCAACTCGATGGACTTCGACGACCTGATCATGCGCACGGTGGAGCTGCTGCAGAACCACCCCGCGGTGGCCGAGCACTACCGGCGGCGGTTCCGGCACGTGCTGGTGGACGAGTACCAGGACACCAACCACGCGCAGTACGTGCTGGTCCGCGAGCTGGTGGGCACCGAGGCGACGGAGAGCGGCGTCGAACCGGCCGAGCTGTGCGTGGTGGGTGACGCCGACCAGTCGATCTACGCCTTCCGCGGCGCCACGATCCGCAACATCGAGGAGTTCGAGCGCGACTACCCGGCGGCCCGGACGATCCTGCTGGAGCAGAACTACCGCTCCACGCAGACGATCCTGTCGGCGGCCAACGCGGTGATCCGGCGCAACCCGAACCGCCGCGACAAGCGGCTGTGGAGCGACGCCGGGGACGGCGACCCCATCGTCGGCTACGTCGCGGACAACGAGCACGACGAAGCGGCGTTCGTGGCCGGCGAGATCGACCGGCTGGTCGACTCCGGCGAGGCGACGTTCAACGACGTCGCGGTGTTCTACCGGACGAACAACCAGTCGCGGGTGTTCGAGGAGGTGTTCATCCGGCTCGGCCTGCCCTACCGCGTCGTCGGCGGGGTGCGCTTCTACGAGCGTCGCGAGGTCCGGGACGCGCTGGCCTACCTGCGGGTGCTGGACAACCCGGACGACACGGTGAGCCTGCGCCGCATCCTCAACGTGCCCAAGCGCGGCATCGGGGACCGGGCGGAGGCCGTGGTCGCTGTGCACGCCGAGCAGGAGCGGATCTCGTTCGCCCAGGCCCTGCGCGACGCCGCCGAAGGCCGGGTGTCGCTGCTGAACACCCGGGCGCGCAACGCGATCTCGGGGTTCGTGGCGCTGCTCGACGAGCTGCACGAGGTGGCGGCGAAGTCCGACGTCGCGGAGACCCTGGAGCAGGTGCTGGAGCGCACCGGCTACCGCGCCGAGCTGGAGGCCAGCGACGACCCGCAGGACGCCACGCGGGTGGAGAACCTGACCGAGCTCGTCACGGTGGCGCGCGAGTTCACCGAGGCGCGCGCGGGCGCGCCGGCGACCAGGGGCGAGGGCGACCCGTCGGCCGAGGCCGTGGTCGGCGCCGCGGTGCCGGCCGCCGAGGACGACGAGGAGACCGCGCTGGGCCTGCCCGCGGACGACTCGCTGTCGGCGTTCCTGGAGCGGGTCTCACTGGTGGCGGACGCGGACTCGCTGCCCGAGTCGGGCGACGGCGTGGTCACCCTGATGACCCTGCACACCGCGAAGGGCCTGGAGTTCCCGGTGGTGTTCTGCACCGGCTGGGAGGACGGGGTGTTCCCGCACATGCGGGCGCTGGGCGAACCGGCCGAGCTGGCGGAGGAGCGCCGGCTGGCCTACGTGGGCATCACCCGGGCCCGGCAGCGGCTGTACCTGTCCCGCGCGCTGACCCGGTCGGCGTGGGGGCAGCCGATGACGAACCCGGCGTCCCGGTTCCTCACCGAGATCCCCGAGGAGCTCATGGACTGGCGCCGGGTCGAGCCGGAGCGCTCCGCCCCGCAGGTCCGCAGCACCTGGGGCAGCCGCGGCGGGCTCGACCGCACCGGGTCGGACTCGGCGCAGGCCGGGGTGGCCGCTCGCGGCATGCGCAGCACCGGCGCGAAGGGCTGGAAGGACACCGTCGCCCTCAAGCTGTCGGCCGGCGACAAGGTCACCCACGACAAGTACGGCCTGGGCACGGTGCTGTCCACCGAGGGCGAGGGGCCGCGGGCGACCGCGACCATCGACTTCGGCAGCGCCGGGACGGTGCGCCTGATGCTCATCGGCAGCGTCCCGATGACCAAGCTCTGA